DNA sequence from the Hyalangium ruber genome:
CCGTCCGCAGCAGGCCCCAGATCTGCTGGTCCAGCCTCCGCCCCTGGACGACGCAGTGCTCGCGCAGCACGCCCTCCAGGCGGAAGCCCAGCTTGCGCGCCACGGCCTGCGAGGCGAGGTTCTCCACGGTGGTACACAGCCAGATGCGCTGGAGCACGGGAATGGTGAACAGGCGCTCGAGCATCATCGCCACGGCGCGGGAGCCAATGCCACGGCCGATGAACTCCTCGGCGAGCATGTAGCCCACCTCCACCCGCCCCTGCGTCCGGGACAGCTCTCGCGCGGACACGGTGCCGGCGATGCGGCCATCGGCCTCCACCATCCACCGGAAGCTCGTGGCGCGCGGGTCGCTCACATCGCTGCTCGCCTCGCGCAGGCGCTTGAGCAGGACTTCGGGGCTGTCCTCATCCATGGAGACGAGGCGCTGCGAGGTGGCACCGGCGCGGATGGCGCTCCACGCCTCCACATGCTCGGGCAACGCGGCAACGAGCCTTACTTCAGGGGTACTCATGGGAGGCGCAGCGTACCGCCTGCGCCTCCCGAGCAGGAACTGCTCCCCGCGCCGCTAGGCGAGGGTGATGGCGCCGTTCTGGACGCGCAGCTTCTGGCTGGAGGACTTCGCCTCCAGCTCCGAGGCGGCCCGGAGCGAGTAGTCCTTGCTCACCTCGGTGCTGGGGATGAGGTGGTAGGTGGCCAGCGCCTCCGTCCCGTTCACCTCCAGCATCACGAAGCCGTGGGCATCGGAGTTAGAGTAGACGAGACCCGGGTTACCCGCCTTGAGCGTCTCGTCCATCTGGGCGACGACGTAGCCGAAGAGCGGGCTGCCCTGCGCGTAGCCCGCCGCCAGCACGGCGTTGCCCGCCAGCTCCTTCACCGAGCCGGAGGAGATGGCCGGAGCCGTCAGCGCGGGGATGCCGCTCTCCACCGACGCGTACGAGGCGTGGATGTCGCCGGAGATGAACAGCGCGTTGCTCACGTTGGTCTGCCGCAGGAAGCCCAGCAGCTCCTGCTTCTTCGTCGGGAACCCGTCCCACTGGTCCGCGTTGAAGTAGAAGCGCTGGCGCAGCGTGGCGTCCGGGATGTCCGTCTTCCCGCGCAGGTCCCACACCAGCGCCGTCATCGACACGGAGCTGACGATGATCTTCCAGGTGTTGGCGCTCGCCACCTTGCCCTTGAACCAGGCCTCCTGCGCATCGCCCAGCGCGTTCTCGCTGGCCTTCGGCGCGGCGGGGTTGGCGTAGCGGTAGGCCGCGTACAGATCGTAGGTGTCCTTCACCACGATGTAGCGCGTGCCCCGGATGTCGAACAGGCCCAGCTTGCCCATGTGCAGGTAGGCCATGCCCCGGTCCTTGCCCCCCGGGGAAATGTTCAGCGCCGACTGGCCCGCGGCGGCCAGCACCTGGTTGACGTAGGCCAGGGCCATGTTGCCCTGGACCCAGGTGTTCGCCTTGGCGGTCGCCTCCTCCGGGGTCAGCCCAGCCTTGGTGGCCTGGTCCAGGTAGGCGGCCCGCAGCACGGCCTTGTGGTTCGCGTACGCCGAAT
Encoded proteins:
- a CDS encoding GNAT family N-acetyltransferase yields the protein MSTPEVRLVAALPEHVEAWSAIRAGATSQRLVSMDEDSPEVLLKRLREASSDVSDPRATSFRWMVEADGRIAGTVSARELSRTQGRVEVGYMLAEEFIGRGIGSRAVAMMLERLFTIPVLQRIWLCTTVENLASQAVARKLGFRLEGVLREHCVVQGRRLDQQIWGLLRTEWEARSSH